The proteins below are encoded in one region of Triticum aestivum cultivar Chinese Spring chromosome 1B, IWGSC CS RefSeq v2.1, whole genome shotgun sequence:
- the LOC123096380 gene encoding peroxidase 2 codes for MPSGRRDGTFSNASEPLKFLVPPTSNLSDLVASFVIKGLNTEDLVVLSGAHTIGRSHCSSFVSDRLNTPSDINGGLAAFLRGQCPADATPGGNDPTVMQDVVTPNKLDRQYYKNVISHTVLFTSDAALMTSMETARMVVENAKIPGWWEDRFEKAMVKMAGIEVKTGYQGQIRKNCRAINHY; via the coding sequence ATGCCGTCCGGCCGCCGTGACGGCACCTTCTCCAACGCCTCCGAGCCGCTCAAGTTCCTGGTCCCGCCGACGTCCAACCTCAGCGACCTTGTCGCTAGCTTCGTCATCAAGGGCCTCAACACGGAAGACCTGGTCGTCCTCTCCGGCGCGCACACCATCGGGCGTTCCCACTGCTCGTCCTTCGTTTCTGACCGCCTCAACACCCCCTCCGACATTAACGGCGGCCTGGCCGCGTTCCTGCGGGGGCAGTGCCCGGCCGACGCGACACCGGGCGGCAACGACCCGACGGTGATGCAGGATGTGGTGACGCCCAACAAGCTGGACAGGCAGTACTACAAGAACGTGATATCGCACACAGTGCTCTTCACCTCCGACGCGGCGCTCATGACGTCGATGGAGACGGCGAGGATGGTGGTGGAGAACGCCAAAATCCCTGGGTGGTGGGAGGACAGGTTCGAGAAGGCCATGGTGAAAATGGCCGGCATCGAGGTCAAGACCGGCTACCAGGGCCAGATCAGGAAGAACTGCCGCGCAATCAACCACTACTAA